DNA sequence from the Scophthalmus maximus strain ysfricsl-2021 chromosome 1, ASM2237912v1, whole genome shotgun sequence genome:
TGGATTCAGGCAACGATGGTTTGTCTGTTGGTCGCTCTGTCCATAGCttcagactgaaaaaaacagatggattGCAATGATATTTTTGTacagaaattaaacaaaatatctgctaaacatcagcatgttgcCACAGTCACGCTGCATGCTGATATGAGCATTCAGTTTTTCAAATAACGTGCCAAAGTACAGCCTTGCTGAGCTGCTGAGGCTGTAGATTCATCTGTAAATATGAGCTTCTCATTAAATCCTTGCACCCAGATACAAAAGTTAActtaaaagtgtatttttccTACTCCTTAGCTGGTGATCTGGCTCAGGCTGCCTGGGCCACGAAGGTGCAGCTCAATCTTCATAACTGGCATCTCTCTCTGCCATGTTTCCCGGTCCAAAATGATTGGCTGCTGCATCTGAGACAGAACGCTGTGCCCATCAGACCTGGCTGGTTTCTTGAGACATTTTATAACTGTTAGTTCATCTGTTGAATTACTGTGGAAGAATGGTAAAACCTGAATTCCAGGCATAACAGGGATGATCGGCTGCCATGTTGGCGTTTGTCAGTCACAATATTCACATGCTCAACAAGCACGGTGgcaacacaaagtaaaaaatgacGCTGATGGGGATGTTTGGGTTTGCAGGTATTTAGTCAGATACAGGAGAGGAAAGTGTTGAACTGGATGGGAATCTCCTAATCCTGACGGGGAAACATGACCatgatgtgtgtttgtaacaaagagaatgaaaaaatgttcttctctTACTCTTACTTACTGTGGTGAAGTGCAGTTTCACTGTCCAGTTCATGTCTCATATGACTTTTGATTTCAGACTGGGAGGAGTTAAATAACTAATTAACAAGCTTTAATTTTGACAGTGATAATTTACAGGAGGattcctttaaataaaatgtctttgtcgAAGCGAACATTTTTGTAGCCCTATCATTACTGACTGGGGAGTGAGGGCTACTGTCCGTATGAAAGGTGAGTAGGTTGCTCCCTCTAGTGCTGTATTGGAATACGTCGCTATTTACcagaataaatgtattttaaggaAAATGCAGGGGAGTTGTACTTCAAGCTTTAGCCCtactttttctctttgtacGCAAAATAGACAAATGATATCCCGACCTGGAGAGTTAAGTTTCCTTTCTCGGTCAACAATGCAGTGgtaccctcctcctctctcctcccatttgCTCTTCCTCTATGACATTAACCCCTTAACACTTCACCCCTGTTAAACAAACGATGACAGGACATGGAATATGATTCTGATGAATAATAAAGCTGATACAAGTTCCTTAATTACTACTTGCTGTTGTCACGTTAGTCCTTGTCTTTCAGTCTTCTGTGTCCCAAAACAACACCACAATGTGAATCTGTGACGCCAACTctgaacacaaaaatgaaatccaTCTCTGAACCGAGTTAGCTGTTGTGAAATTATTGTATAAAGTCTCTGCTCCCAAAGGGTTAACTCCAAAGGAACCTTTCAAATGTCTTTGCCACAGAAATGTAATGAATCACTTCACAAATATTCGCTCTTCAGCaaaacagtttcagtttccATGTTTGAACATTTAAGACAAATAAGTAGAAAGAAGAGTGAATAAATACCTGATTTGACTCCATGGTTTTTGATTGTATTTATCGTCTGTTGAACTTTAGATGTTGAAGTTTAGAGGTTATATATAAAACCCACCTGTAAACGGATTATGGAAATTTTCACTTGAAGAATCGAAAATCCGATAACCTTTGGTTGTATGTTGCTGTATTTCAGACTATTCTACTGCTGTAGTTATTGTTATGGATTCACTATAGGATCTAATTTCACGTTTACTGAGATGAGAGATGCATTGTTCCTTTTAGCACTTGCCTTTTGACAGATACATTGTGCTGGAGCCTTAATCAAAGACTTGCATGGTGACTGAGTGGCTGTACAGCTGACCGACTGCCCGCACTGTACATGAATCTGTCATCTCGTGAGTGACTGTTTCCGGTATGGACGCTGTCTGACTGGAATCCACCCGTGTTTCatgagctgacacacacagacaagaaacAAGGACATGCCATTACAGTGAGAGTTTCATTTGTATGGCTGTGTTTGCCAACTacgaaaatatatttttttaaacaacaaattTCAAGGCAATTTAATGGTTGACCTCATTTGCATATAAGGCCTGCCCATCCCCTGGTCGTACTGACAACAATGTCATTCTTTCAATACcacacaaaaactgaaaacagcaacaacaacaaaaacacaaaaaaacaacaacaacaacatagttTATGGGATAAGGAATCAAATGAGAAATTAGAGGCTGTGTAAGACTTTCTAATTGGGATGTGGTTTTCTAAGCAGTGACTATGACCTGAACAGACTAAGTCTCTACCTTGACTTACCCCATCTTTACTTGACTCTGTCACCCCATTCAAGCAGGTAGGCAGAGTCCAGtcctaaaaatatttttctacttGATATTGTGTGAGGTGGAGCAGGTGGAAGTACTTCTGATACCTGAGAACATTCTAAATGATTATAGTTGTTGATCAATTTCAGAAATGACACCAAACATCATGTTTCATAATAAAACTTTATGTCAATTTATATTAACATGATCTGTTGTGAATTACAGTCTCACTCTATATGAAATATTGTCATGATTAAGTGATGAGTTTGTGACTCCCGGTCTCTAAAAGGACGTCCACCATTGTGAAACACAGTTTTAtctgatttctctttttttaaatgtacatgatgagtgagatttaaaaataaacatgcatAACTATGTTCAGCAAAAACACGGAACAGCATGGAAAGAGGAAGACGGTAGTTATTCCCAACTGACTTCAGTCTACAGGTCTGTAGACTCGTTTGGTTggattgttttttccaaaaattaCCAGGTACTGCAGCTTATCATAATCAGAATTTACtagattaatatttcatcagaaTCTGTTTCAACTCTACCCTGGTGGAGGGGCATGTGTTTGAAACAGGGAAATCAGAACCAACGCAATGACGGTAATAATCATGGCTAACAACCCTGAATTGTTTTCCCACGTTGAACCGGAAGTTTTGGCTGGTGAGAGGATCAGGGGGCCTCCATTTATACCATCCTCAGGGAAGCCGGGACTAAAGAACGGGTAGATTTTCTCACCGAACCTGCAGTCAGTGAAAGAGCAGATCAGAGATGCCGTGTCCACATCATAGAAGGACACCAGTCTCTGCTCATAATCTACAAACACACCGACCCTCTCAGGTTTCTTCATCAAGGGGAGGATGACAGGAACATTCTTCATAGCCTGGCATTTGGTGTTGTTCCTCAATCTAAGGATCCAGGCTCCGTTCCTCGGGTTTGGTGTGATTGTTTTCTGCCCGCGCAACGACTCTCGGACTACTCCTAAATCCCACCCGGTCTTCTGTGTGGCCACCACCTCATAGTAGAACTTCCCGTTGGAAAAGCCCTTTTTTCCTAAGACGTAGGCATATCTGTTGAACTTCTGCGGGCCCACATTTGAAATCCACCAAATATGAGAAGTCTGCACTTGTTTCAAATCCTCTGAAAACAGGAGCATATCATTTGCAGTGGAAGGGTCTAAAGTCATGTCCACCTCGTGCTGCTGTTGGATTGTGACCAACTTGACGCCTTCAGGCAGGCTGTCTAGATCCGTGACTGTGTGTACCCGTTTCTTCACTATGTCAGTTTCCTCAAGAAGGATTTTACAACACACCCTGAATTCTTGACGAGCTCGCTCCATCTCTTTGATGAGCGTCTCCTCCAGATTCACCATAGCTCTCTTTACGTCCTCCACGCGGTGCTGGCCACTGACACTGATGTCAGACCAGTTCTTGGTGCGTGgtaaggaggagggggaggacaggaaGCGCTTGATGAGCTGGAAGTGGTCTTCCGTGTGTGAGATGTCCTCCAGCTTAGTGATTCTTCTCTGGAGCTGATTGATttccctctccagctctttgACCAGCACCTCAGCCTGTCTTTCTGCTGCGATCTGCTTCTCTTCAAGCACACTCACCAGCCCAGTCAGGCTTCTTTGAATAGACAGTCCCAAAGTAGAGAAGACATGAACACTATCGGCCTTTGCttcatctttgtgtttcctcttggTGTCCACTTCTTCTGTTATCTGCTGAACTTTCTTCTGTCGCTCATATACCATCTCTTGAACTTCCACCATTTTTTGCTCCAGCTGAGCCTTCGTCTCTTCATACTGCTCCTTTAAAGGGACTCTATCATGGACACTATGCTCTGTGCACAGATCACACACGGTAGTCAGGTCCTTCCTGCAGAAGTGGTCTAAAATCCTGTTATGGTTCTTGCATACATTTTTGTCCAGGTTCTGCACAGGATCGGTCAGTTTGTGTCTCTTCAATGTATCAACTCTGTGATGAGGCTCTAGGTGTGTTTCGCAATAAGAGACCAAACACTCCAAACAGGTTTTGGAGGCTTTGAACTTTTTGCCAGTGCAGCAGTCACATGGCACCTGTCCCGGTTTGACTGGGACATCGTTGTTAGCCTTTACACATTGTTTCTGGAACTTCTGCACGACCTCCCTGAACCCTGTGTTGATGCGCAGTTTGAGGCCTTTGCTGAACTTTTCGTTGCACAgtggacacaaacactggtTTTTGCCCTCCCAGTGCCTGGTGATACAGGCCTTGCAGAAGTTGTGTCCACATGGAATAGAAACAGGCTCGATGAAGAAATCCATGCAGACGGAGCACGTGAACTCATCTTCAGACAGCAAACAATCGGCCGAGGCCATTTCTAGAGGACAGGAGAAtccaagaaacaaaaatgattttctgaCAGTAATTAGTCAGTTAAATCAAACTAGAGATTTCATTTCAGATATAACGTCTCTGGTGGCAAAAAATTATACTGTAAAGTCAGCTGTGTGACACCATGACAAAGTTTCACAGAAAGTTCTAATagtttaaaatcacaacaaccaaccaactcTGTGTCGGGATGAACATGGTTAAGTACATGAGCACTTTCATTATGCGTAATATCTACAAATATCCTACAATATCAAAGTATTGTTAAACAAATGTAAAGGCTTATTTTTACTACTGGACTTACTGtagccacaaaaacaacaacaacaacaacatcaacaacaaccacaaatatttcacattaaataCTATCTGATGGTAAAAAGATCATAAAATGACTGGTCTGACTCTCATGATGCTTCAAACTTCAAGTTTAATAGAAAATACCCAATAAATAAGCTACAATTATTCGAATATTTTTAAGTGCAACCAGTCATTCCTGCAtctggattaaaaaacaaaaggtatcAACTTCATAACATTAAAAAATCCGACAACATCAGAATATCATCATGTACATATGAGATAGCAATAAGTCGAACTTTACCTTCTAGGAAGTGGCTGCTCAGCTCTGCTGTCACAAACTTCAGTTCACAAACTGAACTGTTTGTGGTCTCATTTCTCTGTAAATGACGCACtggtgctcctcctcctctgacgcaTAGGCCTACTCCTCCCCGTAAGAGTTGTCTGACAAACTATGACTATCAATGGAATACAACTTTTAGTTAGAGTCCTTAATTATACTcccttcttttgtttgttgtttaatgAGACACTGATCACAGAACAGAAAGGAGGGACCCACAAGCAGGCTGAAGAGAACTGGGTGGTGCACAAGTAAACTGGCCTTTTGGCAAAATGGGTGGATCAACAGACAACTTCAATGATACATGCAAACAGGAACACAAAGACAATAACAATAGTTAATACAGAGGAACACAAGGGATCAGAAACAGGCAATCTGATAATGAGCGCAAATGGCAGATTTGAGTAGGGAGAGGGAACGGGTGTGTCAATGGGTGGGGAAACAGGTAAATGCAGAAACAGAGTTGCAATAGTGAATTTGCAGtctgtctaaatgctgcagtggcTCAGGGCAAAGGGGAAGTTTATCTGTGTTGTGCCATTGTTGAGGAAGTAATGGAGAAGGAGGCGGACAGGAACTgaggaatttatttatttcactcaaATGAATTTAAACCAGCTAGAATCATATAATGCCAAATGAATCAGCAATGTTTTCAGATTTCTTTAGATAACAATTAGAAAACCCTTGTTATTTTAGATACTGCAACTCAAGAGTCATTTACTTGCCCCAATGAGCCACCACAGCATAGGAGATGATATTTCCTTTAGTTCTATTTAACATTACATAAATTAAACAAAGGAGAGGAGAATGTctctgagttttaaaaaaagagaggctaTGGCAAATGTTTTACAAAGATCTATTTGAGTGTAACCCCTAACTGTGGTTTGTGATAGAATTTGTGATGTGTTGTGGGGTTCTAGGACAAGAACATCACAATTGTGGGCATACATTTCTatacactgtttttctttatgcaGAAAGAAACTGGGTCatgacatttattcattcattcgttaACCAATATCATAgcccacataaaaaaaacatgtagccTGAATCCCCTCTTGCACCAACACTGAAGTGCTCTTGAGCAGGACACTTCACTCTCTTAATTACCCCAGAAAGCCCAGAAACACAAAGCCAATGTGTAACTACCTGTCTCTGCAGCGGCTCCCTGCTGCAATGAAATAAATTGTGGAAACAAACGTGCTTTAAATAATATCCACCTTTAATTAGGTTGCATTCTCCGTTTCTTTGCGTGTTTGTTTTGAAGGTCATTACCACAACAAAGAATGCTCATTCAATCTGATTCAGAGCCCATTTCcatataaaagtaaaaatccaCACCTCATTAAACCAAAAT
Encoded proteins:
- the LOC118313335 gene encoding E3 ubiquitin-protein ligase TRIM39 isoform X1 → MASADCLLSEDEFTCSVCMDFFIEPVSIPCGHNFCKACITRHWEGKNQCLCPLCNEKFSKGLKLRINTGFREVVQKFQKQCVKANNDVPVKPGQVPCDCCTGKKFKASKTCLECLVSYCETHLEPHHRVDTLKRHKLTDPVQNLDKNVCKNHNRILDHFCRKDLTTVCDLCTEHSVHDRVPLKEQYEETKAQLEQKMVEVQEMVYERQKKVQQITEEVDTKRKHKDEAKADSVHVFSTLGLSIQRSLTGLVSVLEEKQIAAERQAEVLVKELEREINQLQRRITKLEDISHTEDHFQLIKRFLSSPSSLPRTKNWSDISVSGQHRVEDVKRAMVNLEETLIKEMERARQEFRVCCKILLEETDIVKKRVHTVTDLDSLPEGVKLVTIQQQHEVDMTLDPSTANDMLLFSEDLKQVQTSHIWWISNVGPQKFNRYAYVLGKKGFSNGKFYYEVVATQKTGWDLGVVRESLRGQKTITPNPRNGAWILRLRNNTKCQAMKNVPVILPLMKKPERVGVFVDYEQRLVSFYDVDTASLICSFTDCRFGEKIYPFFSPGFPEDGINGGPLILSPAKTSGSTWENNSGLLAMIITVIALVLISLFQTHAPPPG
- the LOC118313335 gene encoding E3 ubiquitin-protein ligase TRIM7 isoform X2: MASADCLLSEDEFTCSVCMDFFIEPVSIPCGHNFCKACITRHWEGKNQCLCPLCNEKFSKGLKLRINTGFREVVQKFQKQCVKANNDVPVKPGQVPCDCCTGKKFKASKTCLECLVSYCETHLEPHHRVDTLKRHKLTDPVQNLDKNVCKNHNRILDHFCRKDLTTVCDLCTEHSVHDRVPLKEQYEETKAQLEQKMVEVQEMVYERQKKVQQITEEVDTKRKHKDEAKADSVHVFSTLGLSIQRSLTGLVSVLEEKQIAAERQAEVLVKELEREINQLQRRITKLEDISHTEDHFQLIKRFLSSPSSLPRTKNWSDISVSGQHRVEDVKRAMVNLEETLIKEMERARQEFRVCCKILLEETDIVKKRVHTVTDLDSLPEGVKLVTIQQQHEVDMTLDPSTANDMLLFSEDLKQVQTSHIWWISNVGPQKFNRYAYVLGKKGFSNGKFYYEVVATQKTGWDLGVVRESLRGQKTITPNPRNGAWILRLRNNTKCQAMKNVPVILPLMKKPERVR